The Corynebacterium callunae DSM 20147 genomic sequence GAAGCCAAAACGCGGTCCAAATTCCATGGGCTTAGGGTTGTCACGAACATGGTTATGGATGCGGTGATGCATCTGCTGGTGATCGCGAATTAAAGCCCAAGCAGCAAGAACAATAAAAAGCACCTGGAAAATATCCAGCATGCCAAAGCGGGAGCTTACTAATAACACTCCATCTGCCACTGCCAAGATTCCGGCGATGAAGGTGATTACCGTAGATCCGCTGAGGCGGCGAGTAATCGCCATGATGCCGAAAATAGTAAGCGTGCCAAAAAGAGCTGCCATAACGCGCCAGCCAAGGGGAGAGTATCCAAAAACCCACTCGCCAAGAGCTTCGATCTGCTTGGCTAGGGGAGGGTGGACTACCAGGCCATATCCCGGGTTTGATTCAATGCCACCGGTTACTGGATTAATCCATGAGCGCACCATATCCCAGGCTTGGGGTACATAGTGCTTTTCATCAAAAACTGGGGTGCCCGAGGCTGTTGCGCTGCTCAAACCAATAAACCTGGTGAGGATGGCAAAAAGCGCAATAATCGCCCAGGTGTAGCTATCTAGACGGGTCCACTTAAATTTTGGGGGTGCCGGCGGACAGGACCCAGCGAACATTCCGCGGTCCCGTCCCTGTTCACGAATAGCTAGGACTTGGCTCACTCGGTTGATTGTAGAGCCTTGGAGCAAAATTGTGGGAAGCTATATGCATGCATGTTGCTGAAATTACTTTGCCCACCGGAATTATTATCGCGGCTACTCCGCTCGGCAACATTGGGGATGCCTCTCCGCGTTTGGCCTATGCGCTAGCTCATGCCACCGTGGTGGCCGCTGAAGATACTCGCCGCACCTCCGCCTTGGCAGCTGCTTTGGGAGTGGAAATTTCCGGCCAATTGATTTCCAATTTTGACCATAATGAGGTGGCGCGCGTGGAGCGCCTTATCGAGGCAGCACACACCGGAACTGTCTTGGTAGTTAGTGATGCTGGTATGCCGGTGGTTTCTGATCCTGGCTTTGCCCTCATCGACGCCGCTCATGATGCCGGAGTCCCGGTGACTTGTTTCCCCGGACCTTCAGCAGTTCCCACCGCCTTGGCACTATCTGGATTGCACGTTGGCAGATTTGCCTTTGATGGTTTTGCACCACGCAAGCAGGGGGCACGCCTCGAGTGGCTCGAAACTCTCAAGACTGAAAAGCGCGCTGTATGTTTCTTCGAATCACCCCACAGAATTCAAGACACGCTTGCCGACGCCGCTCTCGTCCTTGGTGACCGCCGTGCAGCTGTGTGCCGCGAACTGTCTAAAACTTATGAGCAAGTTAAGCGTGGCACTTTGCCAGAGCTAGCTGCTTGGGCTGTTGATGGTGTGCGTGGTGAGATCACCGTGGTCATCGAGGGAGCGGGTGCAATTGAGGTTGATGTTGAGTCGCTAATTGGTGTTGCAGAGGAGCGAGTTGCAGCCGGCGAAAGATTAAAAGAAGTTTGTGCAGACCTGGCTAAAACCTATGGAGTAGGTAAAAAAGACCTCTATGATGGCGTAATTTCTTCCCGAAATTAGAGATCGTTACACTATTGTGACCTTCATATAGGTTTTTAGGGCGCTTACTGCGGGTTAGTGCTGTCACGAAATTATCAAGATGCCGCATTTCCCATCCGTTTAAGTGGTTTTGGGTTTGCTATATAGGTTCTATCCAGCCACAGTGGGTTATATGACTACATCTGACCCAAATTCCAAACCGATCGTGGAGGATGCACATTCAGAGCAAGTCACCGCGACCGAGGAATTGGCTGGACTGCTGAAAAACCCCGATGTGGGCGAGCAACTAGCGGATTTTGAAGAAGAAATTGTCTTTGAAAGTGAAAGCGAGACGGCTTCACTTGATTGGACCGTAATTATCCCAGCGCTGGCTGTTGTTTTGGCAACGGTGGTCTGGGGCATTGGCTTTAATGAGAGCTTTTCCAAAGTGGCTGGATCCGCATTGGGATTTGTTGTAAACAATCTAGGTTGGGCATTCGTCCTCTTCGGCACAGTATTCGTATTTTTTGCGATCGCCATCGCGGCCAGCAAATTTGGACAAATACGCCTTGGGCGAATTGATGAAGCACCCGAATTTAGGACAGTGTCCTGGATTTCCATGATGTTTGCTGCTGGCATGGGCATTGGCTTGATGTTCTACGGAACCTCCGAACCCTTGACTTTTTATCGTAATGGCGTGCCTGGACACCAGACACATGAAGTTGGCACTGCGATGGCATCAACCATGTTCCACTGGACGTTGCATCCCTGGGCTATTTACGCAATCGTCGGTCTTGCCATTGCTTATTCAACTTACCGAGTTGGACGAAAGCAGCTGCTAAGCTCCGCCTTCGTTCCTCTTATTGGTGAAAAGGGGGCTGAAGGCTGGCCTGGCAAGCTCATTGACATCCTGGCAATTATCGCCACTGTTTTTGGTACTGCATGTTCTCTTGGACTTGGCGCCATGCAGATTGGCGCGGGTCTTTCAGCCGCCGGAATCATTGAAAGTCCAAGCCAGTGGACTGTGCTGGGCATTGTGAGCATTTTGACCTTGGCTTTTCTCATCTCTGCGGTTTCTGGCGTGGGCAAGGGAATTCAATATCTTTCTAATGCCAATATGATCCTCGCTGCACTCCTGGCCATTTTTGTTTTTGTGGTTGGCCCGACCATTTCCGTCCTCAACCTCATCCCAGGTTCCCTCGGAAACTACCTCTCCAGCTTCTTTGAAATGGCTGGACGCACCGCCATGAGTGCTGATGGTACTGCCGGTGAGTGGTTAAGCAGCTGGACCATCTTCTACTGGGCATGGTGGATTTCTTGGTCCCCATTTGTAGGAATGTTCTTGGCTCGAATTTCTCGAGGTCGCAGCATCCGTGAGTTTATTGTCGGAGTGATGCTAGTTCCAGCCGGCGTATCCACCGTGTGGTTCTCCATCTTTGGAGGCACGGCCATCGTCTTTGAACAAGACAGCAAGTCAATCTGGGGTGAAGGCTCCGCGCAAGAGCAGCTCTTCGCTTTGCTGCACTCCCTTCCAGGCGGTCAGATCGCTGGCATTATTGCGATGGTGCTTTTAGGTACCTTCTTCATTACTTCCGCAGACTCTGCATCTACCGTTATGGGAACCATGAGCCAGCGGGGCAGCCTCGAACCAAATAAGGGTGTTACTGCTGCCTGGGGCATTGCTACCGCAGCTATTGGTTTGACCCTTTTGCTTTCTGGTGGTGATGATGCGCTCAATAACCTTCAAAATGTCACCATTGTGGCGGCAACGCCATTCCTCTTTGTGATCGTCGGATTGATGTTTGCGCTGGTCAAAGATCTCAGCAATGACATAATTTATGTCGATTACCGTGAGCAAATGAAGTTCAATGCGCGCTTGGCGCGCGAGCGCCGAGTGCACAATGAGCACCTCAAACGCGAGCTCGCCGCTAAACGACGCCGTGAACGACAGGCTCAGCGCGTCTTAAAGCATCGCTAAGGGCAACCTCGATACCCCTTAAAGGCCGGGCATAAATTAAGGTGTAAAGCATGACGAAGAACGTGCTTGTATCTGTTGCCTGGCCGTACGCAAACGGACCCCGCCACATTGGACATGTGGCGGGGTTCGGCGTCCCCTCTGACGTGTTCGCAAGATTCCAGCGAATGTCCGGAAACAACGTCCTCATGGTTTCAGGCACCGATGAGCATGGCACCCCACTTTTGGTGCAGGCCGACAAAGAAGGCGTAAGCGTTCAGGAGTTGGCTGATAAATACAACCGCCAAATCGTAGAAGATCTTTCCGGTCTGGGCTTGTCCTATGACCTCTTCACCCGCACCACCACTTCCAATCACTACGCAGTTGTGCAGGAGCTCTTCCGTGGGCTTTATGACAACGGCTACATGATCAAGGAGACCACTCTTGGTGCAATTTCACCTTCAACTGGTCGTACCCTGCCAGACCGCTATATCGAAGGCACCTGCCCAATCTGTGGCGCTGATGGAGCTCGTGGCGACCAGTGCGATAACTGTGGTAACCAGCTAGACCCTTCCGACTTGATCAATCCTGTTTCTAAGATCAATGGTGAAACCCCCAACTTTGTAGAGACCGAGCACTTCCTGCTTGATCTTCCAGCTTTGGCTGAAGCACTTACCGAGTGGCTTAAGGGCCGTGAAGATTGGCGCCCCAACGTACTTAAGTTCTCCCTCAACCTGTTGGAGGACATTCGTCCCCGCGCAATGAGCCGAGATATCGACTGGGGTATCCCAATTCCAGTTGAGGGTTGGCAGGATAACAACGCCAAGAAGCTTTATGTGTGGTTCGACGCGGTGGTTGGCTATCTCTCTGCATCCATCGAATGGGCTTACCGCAATGGCGACCCAGAGGCATGGCGTACCTTCTGGAATGATCCAGAAACCAAGTCCTACTACTTCATGGGCAAGGACAACATCACCTTCCACTCCCAGATTTGGCCTGCCGAACTACTCGGATATGCAGGTTTGGGTTCTCGTGGCGGTGAGGTAGGAGACCTCGGGGTCCTCAACCTACCTACCGAGGTTGTGTCCTCTGAGTTCCTTACCATGTCCGGATCTAAGTTCTCCTCCTCCAAGGGCGTTGTTATCTACGTCAAGGACTTCCTTAAGGAATTCGGAGCAGATCCATTGCGCTATTTCATCGCGGTGGCTGGACCAGAGAATAACGACACCGACTTCACCTGGGATGAATTTGTCCGTCGCGTGAACAACGAGCTGGCCAATGGCTGGGGCAACCTGGTTAACCGCACTGTCTCCATGGCTCATAAGAACTTCGGTGAAGTTCCAGTTCCTGGCGCTTTGGAAGAAGCCGACCAAAAGATTCTGGATCTCGCTACCGCTACCTTTGAATCAGTTGCTGCCAACCTGGAGCAGTCCAAGTTCAAGGCCGGCATCACCGAGGTCATGCACGTGGTTGGCGAGGCAAATGCCTACATTGCTGACCAAGAGCCTTGGAAGCTGGCAAAGGATGACACCCAGCGTGAGCGCCTTGCAACCGTATTGTGGACTGCTCTGCAGGTAGTTTCTGACTGCAACACCATGCTCACCCCATACCTGCCTCACACCGCGCAAAAGGTACATGAGACCCTAGGCCGTGATGGTATTTGGGCAGCCAGCCCCCAGATCGTGGAAGTCAAAAATGATTCCCCACGTTTGCCAATCGGTGTGGGACTGCCTGACCCTGAGCACACCTACCCAGTGATCATGGGTGACTACAAGACGCAGCTGGCCAGGTGGGAGCGTATCGACGTAGTACCAGGAACTCACTTGGAGAAGCCAGCACCACTGATCGCCAAGTTGGATCCAGAACTTGGTGAAACCGGCCCAGAGTGGGCACCAGTTCAGAAATAATTACTAATAAGGCAGGTCACTTGCGGGTGACCTGCCTTTTTGGGTGAATGGGGGTAGGAGGGGGCCGTGATGTCCCACCGGTGGTGTTAGGTGGAGGACATGAACACAACAAGAGAAGAAGCAAATACCTTATTAGCCGGCATTGCTGGTCCCGGCGCCCAATTACGCGATGACCAATGGCTAGCAATTGATGCCTTGGTTAATAAGAAACAGCGCATGCTAGTGGTGCAAAGAACTGGTTGGGGCAAATCAGCCGTTTATTTTATTGCCGCCAAACTATTGCGTGCCAGGGGAGCTGGGGCCGCCGTGATTATTTCCCCGCTATTGGCACTGATGCGCAACCAGGTGGCAGCAGCTGAGCGCGCCGGGATCAAAGCAGCAACTCTAAACAGCGCCAATATGAAGCAGTGGGAAGATATTGAAAAGAGCGTCATCGGGGGAGATGTTGATGTGCTCTTAATTTCTCCGGAACGCCTTAATAATCCAGATTTCCGCAGTAGTATTTTGCCACGTCTAGCTGCAGAGACTGGGCTGGTAGTAGTAGATGAGGCGCACTGTATTTCTGACTGGGGACATGATTTCCGCCCAGATTATCGTCGTATTAGAGATCTACTTGCCGGCCTCGGTGCACAGGTTCCAGTGCTGGCAACTACTGCAACAGCAAATGACCGCGTGGTGGAGGATGTACGGGCGCAATTAGGTGAGGGGACAGGTGTTCTCAGAGGCGAGCTGGACCGTGATTCGCTTTATCTCTCTGTGGTTAATTTGGAAGATTCCACCCTCCGGGCAGCTTGGCTGGCAACCCACCTTAAAGAGCTTAAAGGTTCTGGAATTATCTATTGCCTCACGGTTTCTGCCGCTCATGACCTTGCTGATGCACTTAAAGCACTGGGGTGGGAAGTGGCCGCTTATACCGGTAGAACCGAGGCAGGAGAGCGGGAACGCTTAGAACAAGCCTTGTTAAACAATGAACTTAAAGCTCTCATTGCTACCTCTGCTTTGGGAATGGGATTTGATAAACCAGATTTAGGTTTTGTGGTGCACCTCGGTTCCCCAAGTTCTCCTGTGTCCTATTACCAGCAAATCGGCCGTGCCGGGCGTGGCACAGACCATGCAGATGTAATTTTGCTGCCCGGTGTAGAAGACAAGGCTATTTGGGAGTATTTCGCGTCGGTATCCTTCCCAGCAGAAGAAGTAGTGCGACAGTTACTTAGCGTTTTAACCACCGAAGCTCAATCAACGGTCAAGCTGGAATCTCAAGTAGATCTTTCTCGTTCGCGACTGGAACAGGTGCTAAAAGTTCTTGATGTTGATGGTGCAGTAGATCGTGTTCGTGGAGGTTGGGTTTCCACTGGGCAGGAATGGACTTATGATGCCCCGCGCTACGCTGGACTCCAAGAAGCCAGGCATGCAGAAGAAGTAGCAATGCTGGAATACCAGCGTTCGACCTCTTGTCGCATGCTCTTTTTGCGCCAGCAGCTAGATGATATTCACGCGACTGTTCCTTGCGGGCGCTGCGATAATTGCACTGGCCATAAATGGAGTGAAAATATTGATAGTGGAATTAATCTGCAGGTGGAACAACAGTTAAAGTCTCCTGGAGTGCGGCTTCCGGCACGTAAGATGTGGCCGAGTGGAATTAGCGTAAAGGGAAAAATTTCCGGAATTAAGGAAGGACGAGCACTGGGCCGACTAAACGATATCGGGCGTGGACCTGCACTAAAGCAGTTGCTAGAAAGTGGACACTTTATTGAAGATCCCTGGATGGGTCGAATTATTGAAGTACTCAAGAACTGGGATTGGCAACAACGTCCAGCGAACGTAGTGGCATTGGGAAAACCCGATGTGCAGGCAACTGCTTTAACAGTGGAGGTGGCACAGGCGATTGCGCGCATCGGGCGAATGAATTTTGCCGGTTTACTTAATGTTGCTCCAGGTGCTGTGGAGGTTACCGCTCAAAACTCCGCCTATCGGGTTGAAGGATTGTTAAATCAGTGGGATTGGTCTGCTGGGCTGCAATTGGTGGACGGGCCGGTGCTCTTGGTGACTGACCTTTTTGATACTGGTTGGTCTGTCACTGTGGCAGGAACTGGAATTGCACAGCGCAGTTCTTTAGATGTTTTGCCTTTTGCCTTGGCTAGTCGGGGATAAGCGCTATCGGTCGAACCGGAAAGCTGGCACCTGAGCGAGGTACTGGCCAAGGACAAGCCAGATGTGCGCCAAGCGGCGGGACTTTTTCCAGATTGCACATATTTTCTATCTGCCAATGGTCATGATGTAACCACCAGTGCTGGGCTTCTAATGTGGGATCAGTATCGGGAAGGTCGTGGCCAATGGCGATTACGCCTTTGAGATGCAGATATTCCAGAGCGTTAATGGACCACCCTGGAGCAATTCCTGTTCGGCCCCACGTCCAACCGGTGTGCAAGGCTACGAAGCTACCTGTCTGAATTTCTCCATATTGAGATTCAAAGGATGTGAGCTCGGCAGGAGTAATTAAGCTTTCTTGAGGGAAACTCACTCTATATATAGGTAGGTAGGTTTCTTGAACCGGAATCTGATCCAAGGTTCTGCCGGTGGGGTCAAAATGGGCCGGGGCATCAACATGAGTTCCCCAGGGGCCGACCAGGTGATAGCGGTGCATGAGGAAGCCGTCTTGAGAGATCTCGGAAACAACGTCAACCTCTTCATCCGGATCGCCCGGATAATGGGGTTGACCTGGATGAAAGGCATGGGAGAGATCGATGATCTGCATGCGTCTAGAATAAAGGCCAATATGTCTAAGAAGAAGCCACGCCCTATACCTGTCCCTGCTCAATTTATTCCGCAGCTCATCGATGCGCATACCCATCTTGCTTCCTGCGGCGGTGACACCGCTGAATTGCTCAAGCGCGCCCACGAAGCCGGCGTCGAAAAGCTTTGTACAGTCGGTGATGGTCTCGCAGAGGCCGAACTTGCCCTGCAAGCGGCGCAGGAATTTAACAATGTTTATGCAGCTTGCGCGATTCATCCAACTAAGGCCGATCAATTGGATGCTGCAGCGCGCCAGCGTTTAAGTGAGATGGCGCAGGATCCTGCTTGTGTTGCCATCGGTGAAACTGGATTGGATACCTATTGGATAACTCATGATCCGGAAAACACCGCATCTTTGGAGGTTCAGGAAGAGGCATTGCGTTGGCATATTGATTTGGCGGTCAATTCCGGCAAAGCCTTAATGATTCACAACCGAGAAGCTGATGCTGATTTGATGCGCGTGCTGGGTAGTGCACCACGTCCCGAGAACACAATTTTGCACTGTTTTTCCTCGCCTTTGGGTGTAGCAAAAGAAGCTTTGGAACGTGGATATATCTTAAGTTTTGCCGGAAATGTTACTTTTAAGCGCAATGAGGAGCTGCGTGAGGCTGCCAGAATTGCTCCATTAGAGCAGATTTTTATTGAAACTGATGCGCCTTATATGACTCCGGAGCCTTTCCGCGGATCGCGAAATGAGCCTTCACTAATTGGCCATACGGCGCTTTGTATCGCAGAGGTGCGAGGCATGGCGGTGGAGGAATTGGCTGTGGCACTTTCCGCCAATTTTGATCGGGTTTATCATTCCTGAAGCCCATAATGTGACGCAACACACTCTTTTGAGGTTGGCCGTGGTCAGTTGTAGGGGATGGGGCGGATGTTACTGAAGTTTAATTGGGAGACGTCATTGGCGTTTTGCTTCTAGACGGGGTCATTTTGTTACCGTATTGTGATTAATTGTTCATACCCCGAGAGTGAAGAAGTTTAAAAAATGGCGACCCATCAAAAGTCACGGATCAACCAGATTAACGGCACCCGTTCAGTGCCGCTACGTCTGGCTACCGGTGGCATGCTCGCCACTCTGCTCATCGGCGGAGTGACAGCTGCAACCACTAAAAAAGACATCACTGTTGATGTCAACGGACAACAGCTGGCACTAGTCACCATGTCTGGAACTGTCGAAGGCGCGCTTACCCAAGCAGGTATCGAGCTCGGCGACCAAGACATTGTGTCCCCATCCTTGGATTCTGCACTTACTGACAACACCAAAGTGACAGTGCGAACAGCAAAGCAGGTAGCAGTGGTTGTGGAAGGTGAGACCAAGCAGGTCACTACCACCGCAGCTTCGGTGGAAGACCTCCTCAATGAAATTGGTGGAGTTACTCCCGCCGATGCCGTTGACGCGGACCTCAATGCAGAGATCCCAGAAGATGGCTTGGAACTTAATGTCACCAAGTCCAAGATCATCTCCATCAATGATGGCGGCAAGATCACTTATCTTTCCATCGCAGCCAAGGACGTTGCTGAAGCTTTGCAAGAGCGTGGCATTTCCCTCGACGCTGATGATCGCCTCAATGTGGATCCCGCAACCACGCTCAAGAACAACACTCAGATTGTTATTGACCGCGTGGAAAACAACCACGTCACTGAAGCGGTTCCTTTTGATGTAGCCGCAGTTTATGTGGATAATCCTGACGCTCCAGAAGGCGAAGAGTCTGTCCTGGAACCCGGCGCAGCTGGTACTAAGGAAATCACTCGCCAAATCACCACTGTCAACGGTGTTGAAACCAACTCCGCAGTGGTTAATGAAGTTGAAGTAACCCCAGCAACTCCTGCCAAGATCAGCCGTGGCACCAAGGTTGCAGCTGCTGCTCCTGCCGCAGCTGCCGTAGCTGGTAACTCAGTGTGGGATCAGCTGGCACAGTGTGAAGCTGGTGGAAACTGGGCTATTGATACCGGCAATGGTTACTCCGGTGGCCTGCAATTTGCAGCTTCAACCTGGCAGGCATATGGCGGTGGCGCTTACTCTGCAACCGCCGCAGGTGCATCCCGCGAACAGCAGATTGCCATTGCAGAAAAGGTTCAAGCCGCTCAAGGCTGGGGCGCATGGCCTGCTTGCACCGCAAGCCTAGGCATCCGATAGTAGAAATCTCGCATCCTGCAGGTAGATTGGGATGCTATGGAAGAACCCTCAGGCGCACAGCTGCTTGGCCCGGTGGAGATCCGCGCCCTCGCAGAAAAACTCGATGTCACACCCACGAAAAAACTGGGACAGAACTTTGTTCATGATCCCAATACCGTGCGTCGAATTGTTGGCGCCGCCGGACTTACCGCTGAAGACCATGTAGTAGAGGTCGGACCAGGGCTCGGTTCACTAACCTTGGCCCTGGTTGATGTGGCAAAAACCGTCACCGCAGTGGAAATTGATCCACGCCTGGCAGCAGAATTGCCAGCCACCTTTCAATGGCGTGCCCCAGATCTGGCCGATAAATTAAGCATTGTGCTCAAAGATGCGCTCCAGGTAAAACAAGCAGATTTGGCAGTTCAGCCCACCGCATTGGTGGCTAACTTGCCATATAACGTCTCTGTTCCAGTGCTGCTACACATGATGGAAGAATTTCCGACCATCACCAAGGTGCTCGTTATGGTGCAAGCCGAGGTAGCTGATCGTTTAGCAGCTGATCCGGGCTCCAAGATTTATGGTGTACCAAGTGTCAAGGCTTCTTTCTATGGACCTGTCACCAAAGCTGGTTCCATTGGTAAGAATGTTTTTTGGCCTGCACCGAAGATCGAATCCGGGTTGGTGAAAATCACCCGAGTGGAAACTCCGTGGCAACAAGACGATGAAACCAGGAAGAAAGTCTGGCCCATCATTGATGCTGCCTTCCTGCAGCGTCGCAAGACCTTGAGAGCTGCTCTTTCGGGATACTTTGGATCTGCCCAAGCTGCCGAGGATGCCCTTAGAGCAGCAAATATTGATCCTGGCCTGAGAGGTGAAAAGCTCGATATCGCCGATTATGTTCGCCTTGGATTGCAGGAGGCATAGGTGAAAATTACGGCCAAGGCCTGGGCGAAGACCAATCTGCACCTCGGTGTGGGGGAGGCTCGTCCCGATGGATTCCATGAACTGTTGACAGTTTTTCAGACGATTGATCTTTTTGACACCGTCACACTAGAAACCATTGATGAGGAAATTGTCGAAACAGGATCCGTCGTAAAGCGCCTTTCTGTAACCGGACCCCGTGGGGTCCCGGAAGACGCCACTAACCTGGCGTGGCGCGCAGTTGATGCGTTAGTGGCGCGTCGCGCCGAGCAGACCCCGCTGCCTGCAGTTACCTTGCATATTGACAAGGGGATTCCGGTGGCTGGTGGCATGGCTGGCGGTTCGGCGGATGCGGCGGCGACGTTGCGCGCTGTGGATGCTTGGATCGGGCCTTTTGGTCAAGAGACCTTATTAGAGGTTGCCGCTGAGTTGGGTTCGGATGTGCCATTTTGTTTATTGGGTGGCACCATGCGTGGCAGCGGTCGTGGCGAGCAATTGGTAGATATGCTCAATCGTGGAAAGTATCACTGGGTGGTCGCAGTTTTTGCAAAGGGCCTGTCCACGCCTGCGGTATTTAAAAAGCATGATGAAATACATTGGCATGGCAATTTTGAAATTGAAGAACTCAGCGAGGCTTTGCTGCAGGGCGACTACTTAAGCGTAGGTTCTGCTTTGCACAATGACCTGCAGATTTCCGCTTTTAGTTTGCGTCCGGAATTGCGCACTGTGCTTACCGATGGCATTAAGGCCGGTGCTTTTACTGGCATCGTTTCCGGATCGGGCCCAACATTGGTGTTTATTTGTGAAAATGCTGCCGATGCCCGCGATGTTGCAGAATCGCTTATTGATGGCGGACAGGTTTTGGCAGCTCACACTGCCACTGGCCCAGCATCACGCTCCGCGCGAACCCGCGGCGCACATATTTTGTCTATCGAAGACTAAAGCTAGTGAAATTGGAGTAAAAGAAAAACACAATGGCCAATCTGATCAATCTGGAAAACGTCTCAAAGACGTGGGGATTAAAGACGCTTCTCGACGGGGTGTCGCTGGGAGTGCAAAGCGGCGACCGTATCGGTGTAGTAGGCCTCAACGGCGGTGGCAAGACCACCTTGCTTGAAGTGCTTACCGGCATCGAACCTCCGGATGCGGGCCGTGTTTCACATAACTCTGATCTGCGCATGGCAGTTGTTACCCAGCGTGCCGAGCTCAATGATGATGACACTGTTGCTGATGTTGTGCTTGGACCACTTGGCCTGGAAGTTTTTGAATGGGCTTCCAATGCAACTGTGCGCGATGTGCTCGGCGGCTTGGGAATTGTCAATCTGGGTCTAGATACCAAGGTGGGCAACCTCTCGGGTGGAGAGCGTCGCCGTACCAATTTGGCTGCTGCTTTGGTCCAAGATTTGGATCTCATTGTGCTTGACGAGCCCACCAACCACCTTGACGTGGAAGGCGTGCAGTGGCTGGCATCTTATTTGCTTTCCCGTCGCATTGCCATTGTTGTGGTCACCCACGATCGTTGGTTCCTGGACACCATTGCCACCACCACCTGGGAAGTTCATGATGGCGTAGTTGATTCCTATGAAGGCGGCTACAACGACTGGACCTTCGCCCGTGCTGAGCGTGCGCGCCAGTCCGACATCATCGAGCAGCGTCGCCAGAACCTAGCCCGCAAGGAACTTGCTTGGCTGCGCCGCGGTGCACCTGCCCGTACCTCTAAACCTCGCTATCGCATTGAAGCCGCCGAGGCGTTGATTGCTGACGTGCCAGCTCCGCGTGACAAAGTGGAATTGATGAAATTCTCTAAATCACGCCAAGGCCGTGTGGTTATTGAGTTGGAAGATGCAGCAATTGCAACACCAGATGACCGCATGCTGGTTGAGGATCTCACCTGGCGTCTGGCCCCTGGCGAGCGCATCGGTCTGGTGGGCGTTAACGGCTCCGGCAAAACTACGCTGCTGCGCACTTTGGCTGGCGAGCATCCTTTGCGAGCCGGTAAGAGAATCGAAGGCCAAACTGTAAAGCTTGGTTGGCTGCGTCAGGAGCTCGATGATCTTGATCTTTCCCGCCGTCTTATTGACTGCGTGGAAGATGTTGCTTCTTATGTGGTGATGGGTGATAAGCAGATTTCTGCCTCCCAATTGGCTGAACGCCTGGGATTTTCACCGCAGCGTCAGCGCAC encodes the following:
- a CDS encoding TatD family hydrolase, with amino-acid sequence MSKKKPRPIPVPAQFIPQLIDAHTHLASCGGDTAELLKRAHEAGVEKLCTVGDGLAEAELALQAAQEFNNVYAACAIHPTKADQLDAAARQRLSEMAQDPACVAIGETGLDTYWITHDPENTASLEVQEEALRWHIDLAVNSGKALMIHNREADADLMRVLGSAPRPENTILHCFSSPLGVAKEALERGYILSFAGNVTFKRNEELREAARIAPLEQIFIETDAPYMTPEPFRGSRNEPSLIGHTALCIAEVRGMAVEELAVALSANFDRVYHS
- a CDS encoding 4-(cytidine 5'-diphospho)-2-C-methyl-D-erythritol kinase gives rise to the protein MKITAKAWAKTNLHLGVGEARPDGFHELLTVFQTIDLFDTVTLETIDEEIVETGSVVKRLSVTGPRGVPEDATNLAWRAVDALVARRAEQTPLPAVTLHIDKGIPVAGGMAGGSADAAATLRAVDAWIGPFGQETLLEVAAELGSDVPFCLLGGTMRGSGRGEQLVDMLNRGKYHWVVAVFAKGLSTPAVFKKHDEIHWHGNFEIEELSEALLQGDYLSVGSALHNDLQISAFSLRPELRTVLTDGIKAGAFTGIVSGSGPTLVFICENAADARDVAESLIDGGQVLAAHTATGPASRSARTRGAHILSIED
- a CDS encoding resuscitation-promoting factor translates to MATHQKSRINQINGTRSVPLRLATGGMLATLLIGGVTAATTKKDITVDVNGQQLALVTMSGTVEGALTQAGIELGDQDIVSPSLDSALTDNTKVTVRTAKQVAVVVEGETKQVTTTAASVEDLLNEIGGVTPADAVDADLNAEIPEDGLELNVTKSKIISINDGGKITYLSIAAKDVAEALQERGISLDADDRLNVDPATTLKNNTQIVIDRVENNHVTEAVPFDVAAVYVDNPDAPEGEESVLEPGAAGTKEITRQITTVNGVETNSAVVNEVEVTPATPAKISRGTKVAAAAPAAAAVAGNSVWDQLAQCEAGGNWAIDTGNGYSGGLQFAASTWQAYGGGAYSATAAGASREQQIAIAEKVQAAQGWGAWPACTASLGIR
- a CDS encoding ABC-F family ATP-binding cassette domain-containing protein encodes the protein MANLINLENVSKTWGLKTLLDGVSLGVQSGDRIGVVGLNGGGKTTLLEVLTGIEPPDAGRVSHNSDLRMAVVTQRAELNDDDTVADVVLGPLGLEVFEWASNATVRDVLGGLGIVNLGLDTKVGNLSGGERRRTNLAAALVQDLDLIVLDEPTNHLDVEGVQWLASYLLSRRIAIVVVTHDRWFLDTIATTTWEVHDGVVDSYEGGYNDWTFARAERARQSDIIEQRRQNLARKELAWLRRGAPARTSKPRYRIEAAEALIADVPAPRDKVELMKFSKSRQGRVVIELEDAAIATPDDRMLVEDLTWRLAPGERIGLVGVNGSGKTTLLRTLAGEHPLRAGKRIEGQTVKLGWLRQELDDLDLSRRLIDCVEDVASYVVMGDKQISASQLAERLGFSPQRQRTPVGDLSGGERRRLQLTRVLMAEPNVLLLDEPTNDLDIDTLQELESLLDGWPGTLVVISHDRYLIERVTDSTWALFGDGKLTNLPGGIEEYLARRVVLMEASDTGVLNLGSANAVSESSSTSTMSSQERHRITKEMNALERKMGKLDQQMDKLNQQLAAAAEEMDTAKLTELDTKLRAVRDEHSDLEMQWMELGEEIEV
- the rsmA gene encoding 16S rRNA (adenine(1518)-N(6)/adenine(1519)-N(6))-dimethyltransferase RsmA — protein: MEEPSGAQLLGPVEIRALAEKLDVTPTKKLGQNFVHDPNTVRRIVGAAGLTAEDHVVEVGPGLGSLTLALVDVAKTVTAVEIDPRLAAELPATFQWRAPDLADKLSIVLKDALQVKQADLAVQPTALVANLPYNVSVPVLLHMMEEFPTITKVLVMVQAEVADRLAADPGSKIYGVPSVKASFYGPVTKAGSIGKNVFWPAPKIESGLVKITRVETPWQQDDETRKKVWPIIDAAFLQRRKTLRAALSGYFGSAQAAEDALRAANIDPGLRGEKLDIADYVRLGLQEA